A window from Opitutia bacterium ISCC 52 encodes these proteins:
- a CDS encoding deoxyribodipyrimidine photolyase — MIFPTQYNEVLNRIEQVDPIAYGRSRNFVDGAVTYLSPYISRGVISTKQVLHSVLGRGYNPEKIKKFIQELAWRDYWQQVWIHKGSAIEKDLLHPQPGFDNHQLAISIIRAETGIHAIDTAIETFYETGYLHNHVRMYVAAMACNLGRSHWRAPARWMYHHLLDGDWASNALSWQWVAGSNSRKQYIANQENINRYCHSQQRGTFLDKPYSRLLTDPKPEALVPLADPELTTKLPKTTPSEIDAELPTLIYNYYNLDPRWHVEMKANRVLLLEPEVFSKYPVSEPCIRFVLELAKNIPGIQIFTGSFAALQSHLGGTEVRFKEHPLNQFQGTEEPREWMFETTGYFRSFFAFWKRCERETR; from the coding sequence ATGATATTCCCAACTCAATACAACGAGGTTCTCAACAGGATAGAGCAGGTAGATCCCATTGCTTATGGGCGGAGTCGAAATTTTGTGGATGGTGCCGTAACTTACTTGTCACCCTACATCTCCAGAGGTGTTATTTCTACAAAACAGGTGCTCCATTCAGTGTTGGGTCGGGGATACAATCCAGAAAAGATTAAAAAGTTCATTCAAGAGTTGGCTTGGCGGGATTACTGGCAGCAGGTATGGATTCATAAGGGGTCGGCGATTGAAAAGGATCTGCTTCACCCTCAGCCTGGATTCGACAATCATCAATTGGCGATTTCCATTATTCGGGCTGAAACAGGTATTCATGCGATTGATACAGCGATCGAAACATTTTATGAAACCGGTTATCTTCATAACCATGTTCGCATGTATGTTGCAGCCATGGCTTGTAACCTTGGTAGAAGTCACTGGAGAGCCCCGGCTCGCTGGATGTATCATCATCTTCTCGATGGGGATTGGGCGAGTAACGCGCTGAGCTGGCAGTGGGTAGCGGGCTCCAACAGCCGCAAACAATACATCGCAAATCAGGAGAATATCAACCGTTATTGTCATTCCCAGCAACGCGGAACTTTCCTCGATAAACCCTACAGTCGATTGTTGACCGACCCGAAACCTGAAGCTTTGGTGCCTCTCGCCGATCCCGAACTAACGACCAAGCTGCCGAAAACCACACCTTCTGAAATCGATGCAGAACTCCCAACACTTATCTACAATTATTACAACCTCGATCCGCGATGGCATGTTGAAATGAAGGCAAATCGTGTACTTTTACTCGAGCCAGAGGTCTTCTCCAAATACCCAGTATCGGAGCCTTGTATACGTTTTGTCTTAGAGCTCGCAAAAAATATACCAGGCATCCAAATTTTTACCGGAAGCTTTGCTGCTTTACAATCACATTTGGGCGGGACAGAAGTACGGTTCAAAGAGCATCCCCTGAATCAGTTTCAAGGGACAGAAGAGCCTCGGGAATGGATGTTTGAAACGACAGGCTATTTCCGCTCTTTCTTTGCCTTTTGGAAACGCTGCGAGCGAGAAACAAGATGA